One Telluria mixta DNA window includes the following coding sequences:
- a CDS encoding SGNH/GDSL hydrolase family protein: MTGRALAALLFCTLLTATAAASDQGWRTAWSSAPDSAGPALPAQTLRQVVRTSTQGTRVRIRLSNLFGTQPLTVGAAHVALSAGGARVAAGSDRPLLFGGRPAVTIAPGSSALSDPVALTVAALQPLAVSLYLPAPVAVSTIHGFGLQTAYLKASGDATGAADFPSTATDDSRYFLSDVEVLGPDAGRTLAIVGDSIADGVGTKNDQDARWPDALAARLQANPALATIGIANGGIAGNRLLHDASDPYVGPGALSRFERDALDKPGVRWILVHEGVNDITASLLLADPRQHVTAEQIEAGLRALVDRAHARGIRIWAGTLTPLAGTKRFYSEAVERQRQAVNAWIRTSGVFDAVVDFDAALRDPTEPTRLNPAYDSGDHLHPNEAGYRVMAQQVDLRLLDH; this comes from the coding sequence ATGACCGGACGCGCGCTTGCCGCCCTGCTGTTTTGCACCCTTCTCACCGCCACCGCGGCCGCATCGGACCAGGGCTGGCGCACCGCCTGGTCGTCCGCGCCCGATTCGGCGGGACCGGCGCTGCCGGCGCAGACGCTGCGCCAGGTCGTGCGCACGAGTACCCAGGGCACGCGCGTGCGCATCCGCCTGTCGAACCTGTTCGGCACGCAGCCGCTGACGGTGGGCGCCGCGCACGTGGCCCTGTCCGCGGGCGGTGCGCGCGTCGCGGCGGGCAGCGATCGTCCGCTGCTGTTCGGCGGCCGGCCCGCGGTCACGATCGCGCCGGGTTCAAGCGCGCTGTCCGATCCCGTCGCCCTCACGGTCGCCGCGCTGCAGCCGCTGGCCGTCAGCCTGTACCTGCCGGCGCCGGTGGCCGTGTCGACGATCCACGGCTTCGGGCTGCAGACGGCGTACCTGAAGGCATCCGGCGACGCAACGGGCGCCGCCGACTTCCCCTCCACCGCCACGGACGACAGCCGCTACTTCCTCAGCGACGTCGAGGTCCTCGGGCCGGACGCGGGGCGCACGCTGGCCATCGTCGGCGACTCGATCGCGGATGGCGTAGGCACGAAGAACGACCAGGACGCCCGCTGGCCGGACGCGTTGGCCGCGCGCCTGCAGGCCAATCCGGCCCTGGCGACGATCGGCATCGCGAACGGCGGCATCGCGGGCAACCGCCTGCTGCACGACGCATCGGATCCATATGTCGGACCGGGCGCGCTGTCCCGCTTCGAACGCGACGCGCTGGACAAGCCCGGCGTGCGCTGGATCCTCGTGCACGAGGGCGTGAACGACATCACGGCCTCGCTGCTGCTGGCCGACCCGCGGCAGCACGTCACGGCCGAACAGATCGAAGCCGGCCTGCGCGCGCTGGTGGACCGCGCGCATGCCCGCGGCATCCGCATCTGGGCCGGGACATTGACGCCGCTGGCGGGCACGAAGCGGTTTTATTCGGAGGCGGTCGAACGCCAGCGCCAGGCCGTGAACGCATGGATCCGGACGTCCGGCGTGTTCGACGCCGTGGTCGACTTCGACGCCGCCCTGCGCGACCCGACGGAACCGACGCGCCTGAACCCCGCCTACGACAGCGGCGATCACCTGCACCCGAACGAGGCGGGCTACCGCGTGATGGCCCAGCAGGTCGATTTGCGTCTCCTGGATCATTAA